One genomic segment of Sminthopsis crassicaudata isolate SCR6 chromosome 4, ASM4859323v1, whole genome shotgun sequence includes these proteins:
- the LOC141540704 gene encoding adenosine receptor A1-like: protein MPPSISAFQATYIGIELLITLVSVPGNVLVIWTVKVNQALRDATFCFIVSLAVADVAVGALVIPLAILINIGPQTHFYTCLMVAYPVLQSSLYFKSHNKFCPGMAKNSPTENASDEPFYAWKNAGPESQKCPVEVDVEWCQALLRLIQGEGAMKLSAVRSGYEFKSNLI, encoded by the exons ATGCCACCTTCCATATCAGCCTTCCAGGCCACTTACATTGGCATCGAGCTGCTCATCACTCTGGTGTCAGTGCCTGGGAACGTGCTGGTGATCTGGACAGTGAAGGTGAACCAGGCTCTTCGTGATGCTACCTTCTGCTTCATTGTGTCGCTGGCCGTGGCCGACGTGGCCGTGGGTGCCCTGGTCATCCCCCTTGCCATCCTTATCAACATTGGTCCCCAGACCCACTTCTACACCTGCCTCATGGTGGCCTACCCtgtcctacagagttcactatacttcaaaagccacaacaagttttgtccag GAATGGCCAAAAACTCACCTACAGAAAATGCCAGTGATGAACCTTTCTACGCTTG GAAGAAT GCTGGTCCTGAGAGTCAGAAATGTCCTGTCGAAGTTGATGTGGAGTGGTGTCAGGCCTTGCTCAGGCTAATACAAGGTGAAGGAGCAATGAAACTCTCAGCTGTCAGATCGGGATATGAATTTAAATCAAACCTCATTTAG